The following coding sequences lie in one Monomorium pharaonis isolate MP-MQ-018 chromosome 1, ASM1337386v2, whole genome shotgun sequence genomic window:
- the LOC118648335 gene encoding uncharacterized protein LOC118648335: protein MEKTGTSQSRLVRSFKPRRRKLSGLQRKGQEPSCKVHVHACRFQGIVIFGTTSPNENKKRKQITINNVTDTSLETLLLALLTNIEGRMTRSSRRRPRNERRYNRHFLMPTGLGRC from the exons ATGGAAAAAACCGGTACTTCCCAAAGCCGACTCGTACGGAGTTTCAAACCCAGGCGAAGGAAGCTCTCCGGGTTGCAAAGGAAAGGGCAAGAACCAAGTTGCAAGGTCCACGTGCACGCATGCCGGTTCCAAGGAATCGTAATTTTTGGAACGACGAGCCCGAACGAGAACAAGAAGAGGAAgcaaataacaattaataatg tTACAGATACTTCCCTGGAGACGTTGCTACTCGCCCTGCTCACCAACATAGAGGGAAGGATGACTAGGTCATCGCGACGACGTCCACGGAACGAAAGAAGATACAATCGGCATTTTTTAATGCCAACCGGTCTCGGTAGATGCTAA
- the LOC118648330 gene encoding uncharacterized protein LOC118648330, translated as MNDCAIRLPAEDDKWLNFRNINHKERVPFIVYADLECVLRKTQHDAEQASYTYQQHEVFSIGYYVRCSYNDALSTYKFRRDKDCIAWFTKQLEELTHNVKIRLSTNVPMETLSKEQLEAYRSATWCHLR; from the coding sequence ATGAATGACTGCGCTATCAGATTGCCCGCCGAAGACGACAAATGGCTAAATTTCCGGAATATAAACCACAAGGAACGAGTGCCATTCATCGTCTACGCAGACCTCGAGTGTGTGCTGCGGAAGACACAACATGATGCAGAGCAAGCGTCGTACACATATCAACAACATGAAGTGTTCAGCATCGGATATTACGTGCGATGCTCGTACAACGATGCGTTATCTACCTATAAGTTTCGTCGCGATAAAGATTGTATTGCATGGTTTACCAAACAACTGGAAGAATTGACGCATAATGTTAAGATTCGTTTATCCACTAATGTCCCCATGGAAACGTTATCGAAGGAACAATTGGAGGCATACCGTAGCGCGACGTGGTGTCATCTGCGATAA